In the genome of Streptomyces lydicus, the window CGACCGCGGGGAACGGCCGGTGGGGAGGAACGCCCTTCCAGGTCCGCCAGTTCAGAAACCGCAAGGGCAGCGTGGACCCGGCGCAGCTGTCCGGCGATCAGATGGACGACTACGCCCGGATGACCGGTGCCCTTCTGGCCCGAGCCCATGCGCACAGCGCGGACCCACGCCTTCTGGCCGGCTACTGCGGCAAGAACGAGGAACTGGACGAGGCGATCGCCAACTTCGCGGTCACGTACGCGGACCGCACGGAAGCAGACCATGCGGAGCTGGCCACAGCGGTGAAGAACGGGCGGATTGCGGCGGAGACGGGGGTGTAGGGGGAGGCGCTCGGGCTCCCGGCCGGGTGGGTGGGGAGATCAGCGCGGGGGCACTTGGAGCACGGCTGGATTCGGGGGCCGGAGCAGCGGGGGCAGATGCCCCCGCTTGGGAAAGGGGCTGGGCGGCGGTGGTTGCGGCGGTGGCCCGCCGGGACCTGCCGGGACAGGTGTGCGGGGTGTGGGCAGCTCGTGGCAGCGGAGCGATCGGCGGCGTTCCGACCTTCGCGGGGGTGCCATGACGGCCTGGGGACCGTCGACGCGTTGCTATTGGGCCGGGGTGTGTGTCCACGGACACCCAGGCCGGCCGACCCGGGGTTGTCTGCGGCACTTGTGCGGCTGATGAGCAGGCTGCAGGTATTGATCTGGTGGGCGGGCTGCCGGGGATCCGGCGGCTGGATGAGGGGGTTCTCGCTGGGGCTGTCGGGGGTTCCTGGTCTGCCAGGGCTCTTGGGGGTGTGGGGCTGCCGGAGGTTCCGGGCCCGCCGGAGCTCTTGGGCTTGCTGAGCCTCTTGGGGGTTGCTGGGCCCCCAGGTTTGCGGGGGCTTGCCTGGGCTTCGGGGAGCAGCTGAGCTCTGTCGGGGCCGTCGGGGCCGTCGGGGCCGTCGGGGCCGTCGGGGCCGTCGGGGGCACTGGGGCCGCTGGGCTGCCCGGGCCCCGGATCGCCGGGGCAGCTGGGGCCCCGGGGCTGCCGAGGCCTGCCGGGGGCGACGGAGGGGCAGCTGAGGAGCCGGTCGTCTGGGGGTGGCGGGTGAGGGGTGGGTGGGTTGGGGGAGGGGGGAGGCCCCCAGTAGGTAGCGAGCGAATGGCCGTGGGGGGCCGGGCCCGGTGTGGGCCGTACGCTGACTGGGTGACGAACTCGCACGCGGAGAACACGCAGGACGGTCAGCACCGACCGGACGTACCGGGTACCCCGGACGCCACGGCCGCGCCGCAGGCACCGGATGCCCGCGGCGACGGTCAGAGAGCCCAGGCCGGGCAGGACGGCGGTTCGGAAGACCGGACCGGGGCCTCCGAGGGGGTGGATGCCGGCCAAGGAGCTCAGGGCGATTCGGCTGACGCCAAGGCAGCGGCGGGAGCCGAGCCGGGCGGCGCGCCGGATCAGCAGGCGGCGCAGGACGAGGCGACGCGGCGGCTGGCGAAGGCGGTCCGGGCCGCGGAGCAGGCGCTGATCGAGTTCGAGATCGCGGTGGAGACCTTCCGGGTGGAGGTGGAGAACTTCTCCCGCCTGCACCACCAGCGGCTCGGCCCCATGTACGCGCGGCTGGACGAGCTCGATGCGCAGATCGCCGAGGCGGTGGCGGCGCGTACGGGGGATCCCGAGGATGTCCGTAAGGCGCAGGAGGCGCGTGCGTCGGTGCTGCCGATGCCGGAGGTCGAGGAGCTGTTCCACGGCTGGATGGGCTCGGACGGGCTGTTTTCCGAGGCGCAGGCGATGCTCACCGAGCAGCCGGTGCAGCCGCCGCAGAAGGTGCGGCCCAGCGAGGAGGCCCGCAAGGTCTACCGCGACCTGGTGCGCAAGGCCCATCCGGACCTGGCGCGGGACGATGCCGAGCGGACCCGGCGCGACGAGTTCATCGCGCGGGTCAACGCAGCGTACGGGCAGGGTAACGAGGCCCTGCTGCGGGAGCTGGTGCAGGAATGGGAGGCCGGTCCCGCTCCGGCCGAGGAACGGCTCAGCGAGAGTGAGGAGCTGTACGCCCGGCTGGAGTGGCTGGCCGAGCGCAAGGAGCTGCTGGCTGCCGCGGCCTCCGAGCTGGAGGAGAGCGCGATCGGGGCGATGATCAAGATGGCGCCGGAGGACCCGGACGCGCTCCTGGACGAGATCGCCGAGAAGCTGCTCGCCGATGTTGCGGAACGTGAGACGTACCTCGCGCAGCTGGTCGGGTAGCGTCGGCACCATGCAATTTGGTTCTGTGCCCACGGTCGATGTCGACGCTCTCACGTCGGAGCACTTCCTCCTGGACGTGCGTGAGAACGACGAGTGGGAGGCGGGGCACGCCGAAGGCGCGCTGCACATCCCGATGAGCGAATTCGTCGCTCGCTACGGAGAGTTGACCGAGGCGGCCCCTGCGGACGGCAAGGTGTATGTGCTGTGCCGGGTCGGTGGGCGCTCGGCGCAGGTGACGCAGTATCTGGTCCAGCAGGGTGTCGACGCGGTGAATGTCGCGGGCGGCATGCAGGCCTGGGAGGCCGCCGGCCGCCCCGTGTCGGACGGCAAGGGCGGCGCCGGGGTGGTCATCTAGCCGGTAGCCGGTAGCCGGTAGCCGGTAGCCGGTAGCCGGTAGCCGGGCGGCCGGGTGGGGCTGCTCGGTGTCGGAGGGTTTATCGGGCGGCTGTCCGCGGTCGGGCGTGCGGTGGCCGCCGAGCGGGACGCGAGACTCGGCGCTGCGCCGGCATCGGCGGCACGAGCCCGCCGCGGACGCCCGCTGTGCCTTCCGCCCTTCTGCCGCCTCAGCCCAGCGGATGTGCTGCGAGCAGATCGCCGAGGGCCTCCTCGTGGGCGGCGGCGGGGCCGAGGGAGAGCTCCAGCTGTTTGGCCCAGGCGTGGTAGCGGTGCAGCGCGTAGTCGGTGTCGGCGCCGAAGCCGCCATGAAGGTGCTGGGCGGTCTGGACGACGCGGCGTACACCTTCCGAGGCCCAGATCTTGGCGACCGCGACATCCCCGGCGGGCGGGAGCGGGCCGGCCGCGTCGGTGGTGATCCGCCAGGCGGCCTGCCAGAGGGTGGCCTCCATGGCACGCAGGTCGATGAAGCGGTCGGCGGCCTGGACGGCTACGGCCTGGAAGGTGGCCACCGGGAATCCGAACTGCTCGCGCTTGCTCGTGTAGTCGCCGGTCATGGCGAGGACGCGCTCGCCCAGGCCCAGGGCGAGCGCACAGGTACCGGTGGTCAGAACGTTGCGCAGCAACTCCCAGGCGCCCGGGTCAGTGATCGTTTCCTGGTCGCTGAGGCGTACGGAACCCAGCCGGACCTCGGCAAGGCGCTCTCCGGTGGTGGATATCTGGTCGTCGAGTGTGACGCCCGGGTGGGTGCGGGGGACGAGCGCGACTACGGCGTGGCCTTCGGGGGTGTGGGCGGGGAGCAGGAGCCGGTCCGCGGTCCGGGCCCAGGGAACGGCGGTCTGGACCCCGTCGAAGACCCAGTCGGCACCCTCCTGGCGGGCGTCGACGGCGAGTTCAGCCGGTTCGTGCCCGGTGCGCCCGCTGCCGGCGACGGTCACGACGAGCTCCCCGGCAGCAATCCGGGGCAGCACTTGCGCACCCAACTCGTCGGCCGCGTAACGCTGGAGGGTGAACGCGGCGGCGCCGGCCTCCAGCAGCGGCACCCGTGCCAGCACCTTGGCCGACTCGCGGAGTACGAGGCAGAGCGCGATCGGGTCGAGGCCAGCTCCGCCGTGCTCGGGCGCGATCGGCAGGCTCAGCAGGTCGGCGTCGGCGAGCTTGCGCCACAGGGCGCGGTCGAAGTCGTCGGCGACCGCACCGGGGGTGAGCGCCGGGCTGGGCACGCCGTCCGGCGCGACCCCCGCGAAGACGGCCCTGGCCGCTTCGGCGGCGGCCTGCTGCTCCTCGGTGAAGGTGAAGTCCATTGCACTGTCCTCCCACGCGGCGCCTCGAACTGACGAGGCGTCAAGGTAGAACATGTTCCAGGAATTGGGAATGGCGGAACCGTTGCGGGTTCATCGGTCGAAGTCCAGCTCCACCTGCTCCGTGACCGGATGGGACTGGCAGGCGAGGACGTACCCCGCGTCTACCTCGTCGGATTCCAGGGCGAAGTTGCGGTCCATGCGGATCTTGCCCGAGACCAGGAAGGCGCGGCAGGTGCCGCAGACGCCGCCCTTGCAGGCGTACGGGGCGTCCGCGCGGTTGCGCAGGACCGCCTCGAGCAGCGACTCGCTGTCGTGGACCGGCCAGGTGCCGGAGCGGCCGTCGAGGGTGGCGGTCACGGTGCTGTGCGCGGGTGCGGCGGCGGGGGCGGTCGGGGCGCCGTTGTCGACGTGGAAGATCTCTTCGTGGATGCGGGTGCGCGGCACCTGGAGGGCGCGGAGGGCGCGTTCGGCGCCCTGGACCAGGCCATAGGGGCCGCAGAGGTACCAGCCGTCGACGGAGTCGATCTTCAGCAGCGCGGGCAGGAGGGAGCGGAGCCGGGCCTCGTCCAGGCGGCCGGAGGGCAGGCCGGCTTGCTGCTCCTCGCGCGAGAGGGCGTGGATGAGCTGGAAGCGCTGCGGATGGCGGTCCTTGAGGTCGGCCACCTCCTCCAGGAACATCGTCGACGCCGCCGTGCGGTCGCTGCGGATGAGGCAGAAGCGGGCGTCCGGCTGCCGTTCGAGCAGGGTGGCGGCGATGGACAGCACGGGGGTGATGCCACTGCCGCCGACGATGGCGACGAAATGTCCGGGGCGTGGTGCGAGGGTGAACCGGCCGGCCGGGGCCATCACCTCGACCGTGTCGCCGACGGCGAGTTCCTTGAGCGCGTAGGTCGAGAAGACGCCGTCCTCGACGAGACGGATACCTACACGCAGTACGGGCTGGTCGGTGGCCGGGGTGCAGATGGAGTACGTACGGCGGATCTCCTGGCCGTCGACCGTTCTGCGCAGGGCGATGTGCTGTCCGGGAGTGTGCCGGAAGGCCGTGCGCAGCTCGGGCGGGACCGCGAAGGTGACGGCCACCGCGTCGTCCGTGAGCCGCTCGATCTCCCGGACCTGGAGCGGGTGGAACATCACAACTCCTTGAAGTGGTCGAAGGGCTCGCGGCAGGACTCGCAGCGTCGCAGTGCCTTGCATGCCGTGGAGGAGAACCGGCTCAGCAGGGTGGTGTCGGTCGATCCGCAGTGCGGACAGCGGAGGGTGAGGTCGACGGCGACCGGGCCGCCGGCCGGTCCCGTGGGGCGCGGGGGTGCGATACCGAATTCCGCGAGCTTGCGGCGGCCTTCGGCGGTGATCGCGTCCGTGGTCCACGGCGGGCTGAGGACCGTGCGTACCTCGACCTCGGGTATCCCGTGGTCGTGCAGCACTCGCTCGATGTCGGCCGACATCGTCTCGATGGCGGGGCAGCCGGTGTAGGTGGGGGTGAGCCGCACCTCGACCCGGCCGGGGCCGGTCAGCTGTACCCCGCGCAGCACTCCCAGTTCGGCGAGGGTGAGCACGGGCAGTTCGGGGTCGGGAACGGAGCCGGCCAGGGCGAGCAGTTCCTCTTCGAGGGCGGTGGTGGTCACCATGCCGCCCCCGGGTGGCTGCGGTGGAGGTGCTGCATCTCGGCGAGCAGCCGTCCGAACGATTCGGTGTGCAGGCCCTGGCGGCCCGCGCCGGCCGTCCAGGCACCGTGCCGGGGGCCTTCGGGGACGGTGAGGGTGGCTTGTTCCAGGGTGGCGGTGATGCGTGCGGTCCAGCTGTCGTGCAGGGCCGGCCAGGGCACCGTTTCCAGTCCCGCCACCGGCTCGAACAGCTCGCCGGTGAAGCGCCAGAGGGCGTCCAGGGCACGTTGCATCCGGGTATGGCTCTCGTCGGTGCCGTCCCCCAGGCGCAGCGTCCACTGATGGGCGTGGTCGCGGTGGTAGGCGACCTCCTTGACGGCCTTCGCGGCCAGCGGTGCCAACTCGTTCTCGGTGGTGGCGAGATGCTCGAACAGCAGCTCCTGGTAGGTGGAGAAGTAGAGCTGGCGGGCGATGGTGTGGGCGAAGTCGCCGTTGGGCTGCTCGACGAGCTGGAGGTTGCGGAACTGCCGCTCCTCGCGCAGATAGGCCAGTTCGTCCTCATCACCGGCGAGGGAGAGCAGCACACGGGCCTGGCCGAGCAGGTCCAGCGCGATATTGGCCAGTGCGACCTCCTCCTCCAGGACCGGGGCGCGCCCCGCCCACTCG includes:
- a CDS encoding J domain-containing protein; this translates as MTNSHAENTQDGQHRPDVPGTPDATAAPQAPDARGDGQRAQAGQDGGSEDRTGASEGVDAGQGAQGDSADAKAAAGAEPGGAPDQQAAQDEATRRLAKAVRAAEQALIEFEIAVETFRVEVENFSRLHHQRLGPMYARLDELDAQIAEAVAARTGDPEDVRKAQEARASVLPMPEVEELFHGWMGSDGLFSEAQAMLTEQPVQPPQKVRPSEEARKVYRDLVRKAHPDLARDDAERTRRDEFIARVNAAYGQGNEALLRELVQEWEAGPAPAEERLSESEELYARLEWLAERKELLAAAASELEESAIGAMIKMAPEDPDALLDEIAEKLLADVAERETYLAQLVG
- a CDS encoding rhodanese-like domain-containing protein; amino-acid sequence: MQFGSVPTVDVDALTSEHFLLDVRENDEWEAGHAEGALHIPMSEFVARYGELTEAAPADGKVYVLCRVGGRSAQVTQYLVQQGVDAVNVAGGMQAWEAAGRPVSDGKGGAGVVI
- a CDS encoding acyl-CoA dehydrogenase family protein; the protein is MDFTFTEEQQAAAEAARAVFAGVAPDGVPSPALTPGAVADDFDRALWRKLADADLLSLPIAPEHGGAGLDPIALCLVLRESAKVLARVPLLEAGAAAFTLQRYAADELGAQVLPRIAAGELVVTVAGSGRTGHEPAELAVDARQEGADWVFDGVQTAVPWARTADRLLLPAHTPEGHAVVALVPRTHPGVTLDDQISTTGERLAEVRLGSVRLSDQETITDPGAWELLRNVLTTGTCALALGLGERVLAMTGDYTSKREQFGFPVATFQAVAVQAADRFIDLRAMEATLWQAAWRITTDAAGPLPPAGDVAVAKIWASEGVRRVVQTAQHLHGGFGADTDYALHRYHAWAKQLELSLGPAAAHEEALGDLLAAHPLG
- the paaE gene encoding 1,2-phenylacetyl-CoA epoxidase subunit PaaE; its protein translation is MFHPLQVREIERLTDDAVAVTFAVPPELRTAFRHTPGQHIALRRTVDGQEIRRTYSICTPATDQPVLRVGIRLVEDGVFSTYALKELAVGDTVEVMAPAGRFTLAPRPGHFVAIVGGSGITPVLSIAATLLERQPDARFCLIRSDRTAASTMFLEEVADLKDRHPQRFQLIHALSREEQQAGLPSGRLDEARLRSLLPALLKIDSVDGWYLCGPYGLVQGAERALRALQVPRTRIHEEIFHVDNGAPTAPAAAPAHSTVTATLDGRSGTWPVHDSESLLEAVLRNRADAPYACKGGVCGTCRAFLVSGKIRMDRNFALESDEVDAGYVLACQSHPVTEQVELDFDR
- the paaD gene encoding 1,2-phenylacetyl-CoA epoxidase subunit PaaD: MVTTTALEEELLALAGSVPDPELPVLTLAELGVLRGVQLTGPGRVEVRLTPTYTGCPAIETMSADIERVLHDHGIPEVEVRTVLSPPWTTDAITAEGRRKLAEFGIAPPRPTGPAGGPVAVDLTLRCPHCGSTDTTLLSRFSSTACKALRRCESCREPFDHFKEL
- the paaC gene encoding 1,2-phenylacetyl-CoA epoxidase subunit PaaC; this encodes MRNVTATPALPLGDDALILSHRLGEWAGRAPVLEEEVALANIALDLLGQARVLLSLAGDEDELAYLREERQFRNLQLVEQPNGDFAHTIARQLYFSTYQELLFEHLATTENELAPLAAKAVKEVAYHRDHAHQWTLRLGDGTDESHTRMQRALDALWRFTGELFEPVAGLETVPWPALHDSWTARITATLEQATLTVPEGPRHGAWTAGAGRQGLHTESFGRLLAEMQHLHRSHPGAAW